A part of Bacteroidales bacterium genomic DNA contains:
- the gldL gene encoding gliding motility protein GldL — MGITELVQSSGWKSFTAKLYGFGASIVIIGALFKIQHWPGAGAALTSGLLIEAIIFFFSAFEPLHEELDWTLVYPELAGMSDPDEIDEFKEQAIADRNVGLQKFDELFQQSQINAEDVRSLGKHLNTISATTESIGDITSASLATKEYFDKMGHAAQNMDSVATAYGTNTGVLNESVNTLAESYKNTASLIDTKGKDIADKFASSSANLTATYEAMSGEVKQEHSNISQSQKQFNQQLEALNKNLAELNLSYTDQVKGSKEHLQGTAGVYSGLNEMITNLKASVEETQKYKNEIVKLSESLSELNNVYGNMLTAMSIRKK, encoded by the coding sequence ATGGGAATTACAGAATTAGTTCAAAGTTCGGGCTGGAAGAGCTTTACCGCTAAATTATATGGTTTTGGAGCCTCTATCGTAATTATTGGAGCTCTCTTTAAGATCCAGCACTGGCCTGGAGCAGGTGCGGCACTGACGTCAGGACTTCTTATCGAGGCGATCATCTTCTTTTTCTCTGCCTTTGAACCCCTCCATGAAGAACTGGACTGGACCCTGGTATACCCGGAATTGGCCGGCATGTCAGATCCGGATGAAATTGATGAATTTAAAGAGCAGGCTATTGCAGACCGGAATGTGGGGCTGCAAAAGTTTGACGAGCTGTTCCAGCAATCCCAGATAAATGCAGAGGATGTGAGAAGCCTTGGTAAGCACCTGAACACCATCTCTGCCACCACGGAGTCCATCGGGGATATCACCAGTGCTTCCCTGGCCACCAAGGAGTATTTTGACAAGATGGGCCATGCCGCCCAGAACATGGACAGTGTGGCTACGGCTTACGGCACCAATACGGGTGTGCTGAATGAATCTGTAAACACCCTGGCTGAGTCCTATAAAAATACAGCCAGTCTTATCGATACAAAAGGCAAAGATATTGCTGACAAATTTGCCTCTTCCAGTGCAAATCTGACAGCGACTTACGAAGCCATGTCGGGTGAAGTAAAGCAGGAGCATTCCAACATTTCACAAAGTCAGAAACAATTTAACCAACAGCTTGAAGCGCTGAATAAAAATCTGGCAGAACTGAACCTCTCCTACACGGATCAGGTGAAGGGAAGTAAGGAACACCTGCAGGGAACTGCCGGCGTCTACAGCGGATTGAATGAGATGATCACCAACCTGAAGGCCTCCGTTGAGGAGACACAGAAATACAAAAATGAGATAGTAAAACTCAGCGAGAGTCTTTCTGAACTAAACAATGTTTACGGTAATATGCTCACAGCCATGAGCATTAGAAAAAAGTAA
- a CDS encoding type IX secretion system membrane protein PorP/SprF yields MKRLVYIFVLGTVSLNVLSQQDPKFSQNMFLSPFYNPGAAGSSDKICLAAAFRNQWTGLPDAPITTAFTADMPVSLLGRTHGIGLSLMNDNLAFNNDFNFSLSYAFRIDLGQGSLGIGANVGLANQALTPEWDDGDGIMTPAEGDPAIPQSGGSVFGFDMGLGAFYNTDNLYVGVSTTHLNQTSFDYPEDVAETKLIRHYYLMAGYNIQLANPMFEIMPSLMVQSDLRSNHIYLNTNLRYNKRFWGGVSYSVGGALTALFGIEMMNGIKIGYSYDFELSPLLKYNSGSHEITVRYCFDLSVDKSPQKYKSIRFL; encoded by the coding sequence ATGAAGAGATTGGTTTATATATTTGTTTTAGGAACTGTTTCACTGAATGTTCTGTCTCAGCAGGACCCTAAATTCAGCCAGAATATGTTCCTTTCTCCATTTTACAATCCCGGTGCCGCAGGAAGCTCAGATAAAATCTGTCTGGCAGCTGCCTTCCGCAATCAGTGGACAGGGCTTCCAGATGCCCCGATTACCACTGCTTTTACAGCCGATATGCCAGTCAGTCTCCTTGGAAGGACTCATGGAATAGGACTGAGCCTGATGAATGACAATCTGGCCTTTAACAATGATTTCAATTTTAGCCTCAGCTATGCCTTCCGGATCGACCTGGGACAGGGAAGTCTGGGAATCGGGGCCAATGTGGGCCTTGCCAACCAGGCACTTACGCCGGAATGGGATGATGGCGACGGGATTATGACTCCTGCAGAAGGGGATCCGGCGATTCCACAAAGCGGTGGGAGCGTTTTCGGTTTTGATATGGGGCTCGGAGCATTTTACAATACAGACAATTTATATGTGGGTGTTTCAACCACACATCTGAACCAGACCTCTTTTGATTATCCGGAAGATGTGGCTGAAACAAAACTGATCAGACACTACTATCTGATGGCAGGATACAACATTCAGCTTGCCAATCCGATGTTTGAGATTATGCCTTCACTGATGGTTCAGAGCGACCTCAGATCCAACCATATCTATCTGAATACCAACCTTAGATACAATAAAAGGTTCTGGGGTGGAGTTTCCTATTCAGTGGGGGGGGCCCTGACTGCACTGTTTGGAATTGAAATGATGAATGGAATCAAGATCGGATATTCCTATGATTTTGAACTTTCACCACTTCTGAAATACAACAGCGGATCACATGAAATAACAGTTCGGTATTGCTTCGATCTCAGTGTTGATAAGAGTCCTCAAAAGTATAAGAGTATTAGATTTTTGTAA
- a CDS encoding formimidoylglutamase — protein sequence MDLNGYFDPVSLERPEFEYLENKEAFSHHISVHTPEHPIRELDKHQVALVGIPVDTKGFIKGSKDAPNHIRSKLYQLRKIERNLKIYDLGNIKNGGSVNDTYFALRDVLLELGERDITTLIFGGSQDLSRGVFLALEKQVGPHQILTIDSMLDFSQKDDLLNSRNYLNHIVYSSGLNQFSLTNLGHQACFVTETQLQVLEKSYLESIRLGEARKEIKQAEPLIRDCVFIGIDMGAVRHADAPGASIPSPNGFFGDEICQITRYAGLSERANILGFFELNPSSDMNDQTAHLAAQAAWYFLEGLTHRIRENPVDTPEHIKKFIVTLNAAGHDIIFHKSTLSERWWMEIPVKNPATGYNFFVSCSYEDYQQACNQEIPDRWWRFLNRLGNEKE from the coding sequence ATGGACCTGAATGGATATTTCGACCCAGTAAGCCTGGAAAGGCCGGAATTCGAATACCTGGAAAACAAGGAGGCATTTAGTCACCATATATCGGTTCATACTCCGGAACATCCCATACGGGAACTGGATAAGCATCAGGTTGCCCTGGTAGGTATCCCGGTGGATACCAAGGGCTTCATCAAGGGAAGCAAGGATGCCCCAAATCATATACGCAGCAAGCTATACCAGCTTAGAAAAATTGAAAGAAACCTGAAAATTTATGACCTGGGTAATATAAAAAACGGGGGATCAGTAAACGATACTTATTTTGCGCTCCGGGATGTTCTCCTTGAGCTCGGGGAACGGGATATCACCACACTTATATTCGGAGGATCGCAGGACCTGAGCCGCGGAGTCTTCCTGGCCCTTGAAAAACAGGTGGGCCCCCATCAGATTCTTACCATCGACTCCATGCTTGACTTCTCTCAGAAAGATGATCTCCTGAATTCCCGCAATTACCTGAATCACATTGTCTATTCTTCCGGATTGAACCAGTTTAGTCTCACAAACCTGGGGCATCAGGCGTGCTTTGTGACTGAAACCCAACTCCAGGTACTGGAGAAATCGTACCTGGAAAGCATCCGCCTGGGAGAAGCCCGGAAAGAAATCAAACAGGCTGAGCCTTTGATACGGGATTGTGTATTTATCGGAATTGACATGGGAGCTGTCAGACATGCCGATGCTCCGGGAGCCTCTATCCCTTCTCCCAACGGTTTTTTCGGAGATGAAATTTGTCAGATTACCAGATATGCAGGACTGAGTGAACGGGCCAATATACTCGGCTTCTTCGAACTAAATCCATCATCGGACATGAATGACCAGACGGCTCACCTGGCCGCGCAGGCTGCCTGGTACTTCCTGGAGGGGCTGACTCATCGTATCCGCGAAAATCCGGTGGATACTCCGGAGCATATAAAGAAGTTTATTGTTACCCTGAATGCCGCCGGACACGATATTATCTTCCATAAAAGCACCCTTTCTGAAAGGTGGTGGATGGAAATTCCTGTAAAGAATCCTGCCACAGGCTATAACTTTTTTGTCTCTTGCTCGTATGAAGATTACCAGCAAGCCTGTAATCAGGAGATTCCTGACCGCTGGTGGCGTTTTTTGAACAGATTGGGTAATGAAAAGGAATGA
- the gldM gene encoding gliding motility protein GldM translates to MAHGKETPRQKMIGMMYLVLTAMLALNVSKEVLDAFTLVDGGLTTTTQNFAAKNEGLYDKFNIAFEQNPEKVGDWKTRAEEVREMSNELYEFLNLCKIEIVSKKDEEAIHDGEVHLADVDSKDDTNFPAEIMLVNKRGIELKNKIEEYRGFLLTMVEDKETYTTTVEAVESILSTEVPETMYHNKKKGETPTWESTYFEHLPLASVITLLSKMQGDVRNVEAEMLNFLLGQVDAGDFKVNVIEPVVIAKSNYVFKGVPYQAEVFLAAYDSTNIPEVKLENGTILETQGGKGIYEVSYNSIGIKKWGGVISVEKDGQVTSKPFYAEFEVAESNATVSATGMNVFYRGIPNPVEISVGGVAERDVVAQISSGNIKRVGSGTYEVKPGVGSDKATVSVFANIQGQRKLMSRADFRVYDLPKPDAVVEGIPGSSGALTVGRLSQLQNVRAEAKDFVFEVDYKVESFEVAFMGSGGIWSSMPSSNDRFTSQQKELFRQLRSGQRVMIEKIKASGPDGVIRNLNSITITVR, encoded by the coding sequence ATGGCACACGGTAAAGAAACACCGAGACAAAAAATGATCGGCATGATGTATTTGGTGCTGACAGCAATGCTGGCACTGAATGTATCAAAGGAGGTGCTGGATGCATTTACCCTGGTTGACGGAGGCCTTACTACCACCACTCAGAATTTTGCCGCCAAGAACGAAGGACTGTATGACAAATTCAACATAGCCTTCGAACAGAACCCGGAAAAAGTGGGTGACTGGAAAACCAGAGCCGAAGAGGTCAGGGAAATGTCTAATGAGCTCTACGAATTCCTTAATCTGTGTAAGATTGAGATCGTCTCGAAGAAAGATGAAGAAGCCATACATGATGGAGAAGTGCATCTGGCCGATGTTGATTCCAAGGATGACACCAACTTCCCCGCAGAAATTATGCTGGTAAACAAGCGGGGGATCGAACTCAAAAATAAGATTGAAGAGTACCGGGGGTTTCTGCTGACCATGGTAGAAGATAAGGAAACCTACACCACCACAGTGGAAGCGGTGGAGAGTATCCTTAGTACAGAGGTTCCGGAAACCATGTATCACAATAAGAAAAAAGGAGAAACGCCCACCTGGGAGTCCACCTATTTTGAACATCTGCCGCTGGCATCCGTGATTACTTTGTTATCCAAGATGCAGGGCGATGTCCGGAACGTCGAAGCTGAGATGCTAAACTTTCTGTTGGGGCAGGTGGATGCGGGTGACTTCAAGGTAAATGTCATTGAGCCTGTGGTTATTGCCAAATCAAATTATGTCTTTAAAGGAGTGCCCTACCAGGCAGAGGTGTTTCTTGCAGCTTATGATTCAACCAATATTCCCGAGGTAAAACTGGAAAACGGCACTATCCTGGAAACACAAGGTGGAAAGGGAATTTACGAAGTATCCTATAACAGCATTGGAATTAAAAAATGGGGCGGGGTCATCTCCGTTGAAAAGGATGGTCAGGTTACCAGCAAACCCTTTTATGCTGAATTTGAGGTAGCCGAATCCAATGCGACTGTATCAGCCACAGGAATGAATGTATTCTACCGGGGAATCCCAAACCCGGTTGAAATTTCCGTGGGTGGTGTTGCTGAGAGAGATGTTGTAGCTCAAATCTCATCCGGGAATATCAAACGGGTAGGTTCCGGTACCTACGAAGTAAAACCCGGCGTTGGATCCGATAAAGCCACAGTAAGCGTATTTGCCAATATCCAGGGTCAGAGAAAACTCATGAGCCGCGCAGATTTCAGGGTTTACGATCTTCCCAAGCCGGATGCGGTTGTGGAAGGCATTCCGGGTTCCTCCGGAGCACTTACCGTTGGAAGACTCTCTCAATTACAAAATGTGAGGGCTGAAGCCAAAGACTTTGTTTTCGAAGTGGACTACAAAGTTGAATCCTTTGAGGTCGCTTTCATGGGTTCCGGAGGAATCTGGAGTTCCATGCCCTCCTCTAACGATCGTTTCACTTCTCAGCAGAAAGAATTATTCCGTCAGCTCAGATCCGGTCAGCGGGTTATGATTGAAAAAATCAAGGCTTCCGGGCCCGACGGTGTCATTAGAAATCTCAATAGTATTACCATAACAGTTCGATAA
- a CDS encoding SUMF1/EgtB/PvdO family nonheme iron enzyme, protein MKRIGILVVIAIFIGGCGSYNTGELVGVEGRKAYAEPDPFGMVAVPMGSFVMGVSDQDVTWTQNTTARTVAVDAFWMDETEITNNEYRQFVYWVRDSIIRKELALNGIDDFILKDRDDQPFEDANGDPVIDWETPLDPSKDKEGNIQQIIDDLGIYYSGEDRLSLYFREINPTKLIYNYYWIDRVQAANPANGFRLEYSGNNAEPVVQYGGTITRPNGEQEEITGRSSFVNRDWVLVYPDTLVWVKDFTYSFNEPMTNLYFSSPSYDNYPVVGVNWKQAKSFCIWRTNYLNQSLINSGQSIVQDYRLPIEAEWEYAARGGLDHSMYPWGGVYLRNKLGCFIANFKPLRGNYTDDGSMYPSRVAFYGVPNEFGLYDMAGNVAEWTITAYDPSAYVFSHDLNPYYNYEATPDDPPVMKRKVVRGGSWKDVARYLQVSTRDFEYQDTTKSYIGFRCVRSYLGDQ, encoded by the coding sequence ATGAAACGTATAGGGATTTTAGTTGTTATTGCGATCTTCATCGGCGGTTGTGGTTCATACAATACCGGTGAATTGGTCGGAGTTGAAGGTAGAAAAGCTTATGCTGAACCTGATCCGTTTGGAATGGTGGCGGTCCCCATGGGATCATTTGTCATGGGTGTCAGTGATCAGGATGTCACCTGGACCCAGAATACCACGGCCAGAACTGTGGCAGTTGATGCTTTCTGGATGGACGAAACAGAAATCACCAACAACGAATACCGTCAGTTTGTATACTGGGTTCGTGATTCCATTATCCGGAAAGAGCTTGCCTTGAACGGGATTGACGACTTCATCCTTAAAGACAGGGATGATCAGCCCTTTGAGGATGCCAACGGGGATCCTGTCATTGACTGGGAAACACCGCTTGATCCTTCCAAGGATAAAGAGGGAAATATTCAACAGATCATTGATGACCTGGGGATTTATTATTCAGGAGAGGATCGCCTGTCGCTCTATTTCAGGGAGATCAATCCAACCAAGCTTATTTATAACTATTACTGGATCGACCGCGTTCAGGCAGCTAATCCGGCCAACGGATTCCGCCTTGAGTATTCGGGGAACAATGCAGAGCCGGTTGTACAGTACGGGGGAACCATTACCCGTCCCAACGGAGAGCAGGAAGAGATTACCGGGCGTTCTTCATTTGTTAACAGGGACTGGGTTCTCGTATACCCGGATACACTGGTCTGGGTGAAGGACTTTACATACTCCTTTAATGAACCCATGACCAACCTCTATTTTTCTTCCCCTTCGTATGACAATTACCCGGTGGTTGGAGTCAACTGGAAACAGGCCAAGTCTTTCTGCATCTGGAGAACCAACTATCTGAACCAGTCGCTTATAAACAGCGGGCAGTCTATTGTACAGGACTACCGCTTACCGATTGAGGCCGAGTGGGAATATGCGGCCAGAGGTGGTCTGGATCACAGCATGTATCCTTGGGGCGGAGTATATCTCAGGAACAAGCTGGGTTGCTTCATTGCCAACTTTAAGCCCCTGCGCGGCAATTATACAGATGATGGCTCCATGTATCCTTCAAGGGTAGCCTTTTATGGGGTACCCAATGAATTCGGACTCTACGATATGGCTGGTAATGTGGCCGAATGGACCATAACTGCCTATGATCCTTCAGCCTATGTGTTTTCTCACGATTTGAACCCCTATTATAATTACGAAGCCACGCCGGATGATCCTCCTGTGATGAAGCGGAAGGTGGTCAGGGGCGGATCCTGGAAAGACGTTGCCCGTTATCTGCAGGTAAGTACCCGTGATTTTGAATATCAGGATACTACCAAATCATACATCGGTTTCAGGTGTGTACGTTCATATTTAGGTGATCAATAA